TTTTGATCAATCGCGGGGCGCCATCCAGTGCCGGGCAACGCCCCGCCATCCCCGAAGGGTGTTACTTAGTTTTTTTACTAACTTTTTCGCTCTTCTGCTCGCCAGCCGAGCCGTCGCTAAAAAGAATATCTTTTTCGTTTGCCTTAATGGTCTTCTCGCCTATCCCGCTAACATTTTCCAGGTCATTTAAACTTTCAAACTTTCCATGCTCCGCTCTGTATTGAACGATGGCCTGAGCCTTCTTTGGACCTATACCATCAAGTGCTTCTGAAATTGTTTCGGCATCGGCCTGGTTGATATTGACCGGGGCGGCAAACACGGTCAGCGGCAATAAAATCAAGATCAAAAATAAGTTTTTCATAATTTTTTCTCCAAGAGGGAATCTCGTAATTAGATTAGGTTTAGCGAAACCTCTCAACAAGAATCCGCTCAACCTGGAATCTAGCTTAGTCATATCCCTGTTTTTTGCAACACCCCGTTAATCTATATTAGCCACCACAATCGCCCGCACAGGTGCCGGCAACCCTTCACATGTCAAGGCGTCATCACCCGGATCCAGAAAATCCCGCAATGAATTAAATCGCATCCATTCAGTACTGCGTTGCTCAGCCACCGTTGTTCTCGTGACATCGCACAATTTGACATTTTTAAAACCGCAACGGTGCATCCATGCCATTAATAAGTCGCAACTCGGCAGAAACCATACATTACGCATTTGCGCGTACCGTGACTCCGGAAACAGCACATTTCCCTGCCCTCCCTCGACCACCAGAGTTTCAAGCACCAACTCACCACCCGGCCGCAAGCATCCTTTCAATTCCAGAAGGTGATCGATGGGGGAACGCCGATGATATAAAACCCCCATGGAGAACACAGTGTCGAATAGCTTCATTTCGGCGGGAAGCTGCTCAACGCCAATAGGTAACAAATGTATTGGCGCTT
This sequence is a window from Methylomonas methanica MC09. Protein-coding genes within it:
- a CDS encoding ComEA family DNA-binding protein encodes the protein MKNLFLILILLPLTVFAAPVNINQADAETISEALDGIGPKKAQAIVQYRAEHGKFESLNDLENVSGIGEKTIKANEKDILFSDGSAGEQKSEKVSKKTK